The sequence below is a genomic window from Streptosporangium lutulentum.
TGCGGGCCCTCGAAGGTGCGCCCCGAGCAGCTCTCGGCTCTCGCGGCCTCCGGAGCCGACGTGATGGGCACCTCACACCGCCAGAAGCCGGTGAAATCGCTCGTCGGGCGCGTCCGGGCGGGGCTGTCAGAGCTTTTCTCCCTTCCCGAGGGCTACGAGGTCGTCCTCGGCAACGGCGGCACCACCGCGTTCTGGGACATCGCCTCCTTCGGGCTCATCCGTGAGAGGTCGCAGCACCTGCACTTCGGCGAGTTCTCCTCCAAGTTCGCCTCCGTGGCGGCGAAGGCCCCGTGGCTGGGCGACCCGACCGTGATCAAGTCGGAGGTCGGCACTCACCCCGAGGCCCGCCTGGAGGAGGGCGTCGACGTCTACGCGCTCACCCACAACGAGACCTCGACCGGCGTCGCGATGCCGATCAGGCGCGTCGGCGAGGAGGGCTCGCTCGTCCTGGTCGACGCCACCTCCGGCGCCGGCGGCCTGCCCGTCGAGGCCTCCGAGTTCGACGTCTACTACTTCGCCCCGCAGAAGAGCTTCGCCTCCGACGGCGGCCTGTGGATCGCCCTGATGTCCCCGGCCGCGCTGGCCAGGGTGGACGAGATCGCCGCGAGCGGGCGCTACGTTCCCGAGTTCTTCAGCCTGCCGGTGGCGATCGACAACTCCGGCAAGGACCAGACCTACAACACCCCGTCGGTCGCGACGCTGTTCCTGCTCGCCGACCAGATCGAGTGGATGAACGGCAACGGCGGCCTGGCCTGGACCACCGCCCGCACCGCCGACTCGGCCCAGCGCCTCTACACATGGGCCGACAAGAGCTCCTACGCCACGCCGTTCGCCGGGCCGGAGTTCCGCTCCAACGTGGTCGGCACGATCGACTTCGCCGACAGTGTGGACGCCGCCCAGGTCTCCAAGGTCCTGCGCGCCAACGGCATCGTGGACACCGAGCCCTACCGCAAGCTCGGCCGCAACCAGCTCCGCGTCGCGATGTTCCCGGCCGTCGACCCGAGCGACATCGAGGCCCTGACGCACTGCGTCGACTACGTGGTCGAGCGGCTCTGATCTCCGCCGCCGTACGGAGGGGCCGGTCATCCTGCCCCTCCGTACGGTCGCCGCGCGCGGCCCGATCCGGTTCAGACGGGCTGATCCGCGGTGAAGTGCACGCCGGAGAACCCGCTCCGCCACTCGGTCACCTCGGACGCCACGACGCCGGGGTCGACGGACGGATCCAGGCCGCGGGCGACGAACGAGGCCAGGGCGGGCATGTCCGCCTCGGTCATCCCGAGCCGGACGATCTCGGGGGTGCCGATGCGCAGCCCGTTCACGTCACCGTCGATCGGCTCGGCGGGCAGGCCGATGCCGCAGGCGAGCAGGTTCGCCCGCCTCAGCCGCCGGGCGGCCCGCTGGCCTCCGCCGTACCCATGGGCCATGACCGCGAACTGGTGGGACAGGGTGCAGCCGCGATCGGCGGCGAAGACCGGGACGTCGAGGGCGAGCAGCTCGGCCGCCAGCCGTCGCGCCGTGGCGATCATCATCTGCGCGTACGCCGGTCCCGCGGCCTTCCAGTCGAGCATCGTCATGGCGAGCGCCGCGGTCTTGCCCGCGTCGAAGTTGGCCGTCAGACCGGGGTAGGCGATCGCGTCGAGACGCTCGGCCAGCCCGGCGTCGTTGGTGACGACGAGCCCGCCCGCCGGCCCTCCCAGGCTCTTGTACGTGCTCATGCTCATCAGATGGGCCCCCTCGTCGAGAGGCTGCGGCCAGGTCTTTCCGGCGATCACGCCGCACAGGTGCGCCGCGTCGAAGAGCACGAGCGCGCCGACGGAGTCGGCGATCTCCCGGATCCGCGCGATGGGGTGGTGGAAGAGGTTGAGGCTGCCGCCGATCGTGATCAGCTTCGGCCGCGTCTCCTCGGCGAGCGACCGCAGGGCGTCGACGTCCACCGTGTAGCCGTCCGCCTCGACCGGGGCGGCGACGGTGTTCAGCCCGTACATGCCGGCCGCGCCCTGCCCGTGGTGGGTCACGTGGCCGCCGATGCTCGCCGGCGGGGCGATGATCGTGTCACCGGGCACGCAGGTGGCCATGAACGCGTAGAGGTTGGCGAGCGCCCCCGAACCGACGCGCACCTCGACGTAGCTCGCGCCGAAGACCTCCCCGGCCAGCTCGGCGGCGATGATCTCGATCTGCTCGATCGCCTCCAGGCCCATCTCGTACTTCTCACCCGGATAACCCAGAGACGGGCGTGAGCCGAGATTCGCCGACAGCAGTGCCTCGGCCCGCGGGTTCATGACATTCGTGGCCGGGTTCAGGTTGACGCACTCGACGTCGTGGATCCGGTGGTTCTCGGCCACCAGTCGCTCGATCTCGGTCTCGATCGA
It includes:
- the serC gene encoding phosphoserine transaminase encodes the protein MADIVIPSDIKPVDGRFGCGPSKVRPEQLSALAASGADVMGTSHRQKPVKSLVGRVRAGLSELFSLPEGYEVVLGNGGTTAFWDIASFGLIRERSQHLHFGEFSSKFASVAAKAPWLGDPTVIKSEVGTHPEARLEEGVDVYALTHNETSTGVAMPIRRVGEEGSLVLVDATSGAGGLPVEASEFDVYYFAPQKSFASDGGLWIALMSPAALARVDEIAASGRYVPEFFSLPVAIDNSGKDQTYNTPSVATLFLLADQIEWMNGNGGLAWTTARTADSAQRLYTWADKSSYATPFAGPEFRSNVVGTIDFADSVDAAQVSKVLRANGIVDTEPYRKLGRNQLRVAMFPAVDPSDIEALTHCVDYVVERL
- the glyA gene encoding serine hydroxymethyltransferase, yielding MPRALASRPWVPSVTEDRIRLVSKTVTDQAVPSIETEIERLVAENHRIHDVECVNLNPATNVMNPRAEALLSANLGSRPSLGYPGEKYEMGLEAIEQIEIIAAELAGEVFGASYVEVRVGSGALANLYAFMATCVPGDTIIAPPASIGGHVTHHGQGAAGMYGLNTVAAPVEADGYTVDVDALRSLAEETRPKLITIGGSLNLFHHPIARIREIADSVGALVLFDAAHLCGVIAGKTWPQPLDEGAHLMSMSTYKSLGGPAGGLVVTNDAGLAERLDAIAYPGLTANFDAGKTAALAMTMLDWKAAGPAYAQMMIATARRLAAELLALDVPVFAADRGCTLSHQFAVMAHGYGGGQRAARRLRRANLLACGIGLPAEPIDGDVNGLRIGTPEIVRLGMTEADMPALASFVARGLDPSVDPGVVASEVTEWRSGFSGVHFTADQPV